In one window of Candidatus Eisenbacteria bacterium DNA:
- a CDS encoding GNVR domain-containing protein — protein sequence MAEPRIEVREIFSVFGKRWKLIVLNTVLISAITAVVSFFLPKWYTGISTLLPPRETSSGFGLSALTKGLSLPGITFPGTTTPSDVLLAILRSKTVGEQMVGRFNLMKVYKAKDMDGTLYGLRKHSKFSITDEGIIRISVEARSPQLASDMANSYVEFLDKFNRENTMSEGKRSRLFIEKRLAETTEVLKKAEEALKSYQELHKAAPISSELAGSIEASAELMSRKIGLEVKLGVLRSYLSEKSDQVMQVKAELAQLEKQLLKLPELGLEFARLIRDVKVQESVYALLVSQYEEAKIQESKDTQTVEVLDKASPPIRRSSPKRKIMVLVAGALSFAGSLALAFGLEYLGRAPLE from the coding sequence GTGGCAGAACCGAGAATTGAAGTCAGGGAGATTTTTTCCGTCTTTGGCAAGAGATGGAAACTCATTGTGCTCAACACGGTCCTCATTTCGGCAATTACCGCCGTCGTGAGCTTCTTCCTTCCCAAGTGGTACACAGGCATATCCACTCTTCTCCCGCCAAGGGAAACAAGTTCGGGATTCGGGCTTTCGGCTCTGACAAAGGGGCTGTCCTTGCCGGGAATAACATTTCCGGGGACAACGACACCGTCAGATGTGCTGCTGGCGATCCTGAGAAGCAAGACTGTTGGAGAGCAGATGGTCGGCAGGTTCAATCTTATGAAAGTCTACAAGGCGAAGGACATGGACGGAACGCTCTACGGCCTCAGGAAACACAGCAAGTTCTCCATAACGGACGAGGGAATAATCAGGATCTCTGTTGAAGCAAGAAGCCCTCAGCTTGCGAGTGACATGGCAAACAGCTATGTGGAGTTTCTCGATAAATTCAATCGCGAGAACACAATGAGCGAAGGGAAGCGCTCGCGCCTCTTCATTGAGAAAAGGCTCGCGGAGACGACTGAAGTACTCAAGAAGGCAGAAGAAGCTCTCAAGAGCTACCAGGAGCTGCACAAGGCCGCCCCAATTTCAAGTGAGCTTGCAGGTTCGATCGAGGCATCTGCGGAGCTGATGTCCAGGAAAATCGGACTAGAGGTGAAACTCGGTGTCTTGAGAAGCTACCTTTCTGAAAAGAGTGATCAGGTTATGCAGGTGAAAGCCGAGCTCGCTCAGCTGGAGAAACAGCTCTTGAAGCTCCCGGAGCTTGGCCTCGAGTTTGCAAGACTCATAAGAGACGTCAAGGTCCAGGAAAGCGTTTACGCTCTTCTTGTGAGCCAATATGAGGAAGCAAAGATTCAAGAAAGCAAGGATACTCAGACAGTCGAGGTGCTTGACAAGGCAAGCCCGCCAATAAGAAGAAGCAGTCCAAAGAGAAAAATAATGGTCCTGGTTGCCGGGGCGCTCAGTTTTGCGGGAAGCCTTGCACTTGCCTTTGGGCTTGAGTATCTGGGCAGAGCGCCCCTTGAATGA